From a region of the Pukyongiella litopenaei genome:
- a CDS encoding DUF692 domain-containing protein, translating into MLDAAEKRDRLPDAPGVGYKPQHFARIMADPGAVGWLEIHAENYMGDGGRPLAQLRALAERFPISVHGVGLSIGGEGPLDADHLARLKRLLGWLQPASFSEHLAWSTHDSHFLNDLLPLPYTGATLNRVAEHIDRVQDVVGRRMLLENPSSYLVFAESTWSEPDFLAEVARRTGCGLLLDVNNVFVSATNLDFTPHGYIDAFPLDLVGEMHLGGHDEQSDDHGAPLLIDSHGREVADPVWALLDHTLDRSGPRPVLIEWDTDIPDWPILGAEAARAAAALQRVAA; encoded by the coding sequence ATGCTGGACGCGGCCGAAAAACGTGACCGCCTGCCCGATGCCCCCGGCGTCGGCTACAAACCGCAGCATTTCGCGCGGATCATGGCCGATCCCGGCGCGGTCGGCTGGCTGGAGATCCATGCCGAGAACTACATGGGCGATGGCGGCCGCCCGTTGGCGCAGCTTCGCGCGCTGGCCGAACGGTTCCCGATCTCGGTGCACGGGGTCGGCCTGTCCATCGGCGGCGAAGGGCCGCTCGATGCCGATCATCTGGCGCGGCTGAAACGCCTGCTGGGCTGGTTGCAGCCGGCCAGCTTTTCCGAGCATCTGGCATGGTCCACCCATGACAGCCATTTCCTGAACGACCTGCTGCCCCTGCCCTATACCGGCGCGACGCTGAACCGGGTCGCTGAACATATCGACCGGGTGCAGGATGTCGTGGGCCGCCGGATGCTGCTGGAGAACCCTTCGAGCTACCTGGTCTTTGCCGAAAGCACATGGTCCGAGCCCGATTTCCTGGCCGAGGTGGCACGGCGCACCGGGTGCGGCCTGCTGCTGGACGTGAACAACGTCTTCGTCTCGGCTACCAATCTCGACTTCACCCCGCATGGCTACATCGATGCCTTTCCCCTCGATCTTGTCGGCGAGATGCATCTGGGCGGCCATGACGAGCAATCCGACGACCATGGCGCGCCGCTGCTGATCGACAGCCACGGGCGCGAGGTCGCCGATCCGGTCTGGGCGCTGCTCGACCATACACTCGACCGATCCGGCCCGCGGCCGGTGCTGATCGAATGGGACACCGACATTCCCGACTGGCCGATACTCGGGGCCGAGGCCGCGCGCGCCGCCGCCGCCCTGCAAAGGGTCGCGGCATGA
- a CDS encoding DUF2282 domain-containing protein, whose amino-acid sequence MSNTAKTLAVASAVAAALASHATTASAQSKEKCYGVSMAGQNDCAAGPGTTCAGTSTVDYQGNAWKLVDAGTCAEIDLPAMADGTERKGSLSALERDLPA is encoded by the coding sequence ATGTCGAATACCGCAAAGACCCTGGCCGTCGCCAGCGCCGTTGCTGCCGCGCTCGCCAGCCACGCCACCACCGCCTCGGCCCAGTCCAAGGAAAAATGCTATGGCGTGTCGATGGCCGGCCAGAACGACTGCGCCGCCGGTCCCGGCACCACCTGCGCGGGCACGTCGACCGTCGACTACCAGGGCAACGCCTGGAAGCTGGTCGATGCCGGAACATGCGCCGAGATCGACCTGCCGGCGATGGCCGACGGCACCGAACGCAAGGGGTCGCTCAGCGCGCTCGAACGCGACCTGCCGGCCTGA
- the thrS gene encoding threonine--tRNA ligase, producing the protein MAQISLTFPDGNIRSFEAGVTPAQVATDISTSLGKKAVSATVNGAHWDLQWPIGDDATIAIHTMKDEPQANELIRHDFAHVMARAVQEIWPATKVTIGPVIENGWYYDFDRDEPFTPEDLGLIEAKMKEIVNKRDPVTTEVWQRARAIDYYKANNEPYKVELVEAIPEGEDLRMYWHGHWQDLCRGPHLQHTGQLPGDAFKLMSIAGAYWRGDSNRPMLQRIYGVAFQNRDKLKAHLHMLEEAAKRDHRKLGREMDLFHMQEEAPGQVFWHPNGWTVYTTLQDYMRRKQRAGGYREINTPQVVDRKLWEASGHWEKYQHHMFLVEVDESRDGETDDAKARNRDQTRINALKPMNCPCHVQVFNQGLKSYRDLPLRLAEFGSCARFEPSGALHGIMRVRGFTQDDAHIFCTEDQIQEECARFIDFLADVYRELGFEDFEIRFATRPEKRVGSDESWDHVEGALEKAIKAVGRDYVLEPGDGAFYGPKLDFYLTDAIGRVWQCGTFQVDPNLPERLGASYVGADGDRHRPYMLHRACLGSFERFIGILIENWEGKLPFWLAPRQVVVASITSEADDYVAEVVAELQKAGVRAEADTRNEKINFKVREHSVGKVPVILAVGAREVEERTVTLRRLGEKRTRVETLADVTNALSREATAPDLL; encoded by the coding sequence ATGGCCCAGATTTCCCTGACCTTTCCCGATGGCAATATCCGATCCTTCGAGGCCGGCGTGACGCCTGCGCAGGTGGCCACCGACATTTCGACCTCGCTGGGCAAGAAGGCGGTCTCGGCAACGGTGAACGGCGCCCATTGGGATCTGCAATGGCCGATCGGCGACGACGCGACCATCGCCATTCACACGATGAAGGACGAACCGCAGGCCAATGAACTGATCCGCCACGATTTCGCCCATGTGATGGCCCGCGCGGTGCAGGAGATCTGGCCCGCCACCAAGGTCACCATCGGCCCGGTCATCGAGAACGGCTGGTATTACGATTTCGACCGCGACGAGCCGTTCACGCCCGAGGATCTCGGCCTGATCGAAGCGAAGATGAAGGAGATCGTCAACAAGCGCGACCCGGTCACCACCGAGGTCTGGCAACGCGCGCGCGCGATCGACTATTACAAGGCCAACAACGAGCCCTACAAGGTCGAGCTGGTCGAGGCGATCCCCGAGGGCGAGGACCTGCGCATGTACTGGCACGGCCACTGGCAGGATCTGTGCCGCGGCCCGCACCTGCAGCATACCGGGCAGTTGCCGGGCGACGCGTTCAAGTTGATGAGCATTGCCGGCGCCTATTGGCGCGGCGACAGCAACCGGCCGATGCTGCAACGTATCTACGGCGTCGCGTTCCAGAACCGCGACAAGCTGAAGGCCCATCTGCACATGCTGGAGGAGGCCGCCAAGCGCGACCACCGCAAGCTGGGCCGCGAGATGGACCTGTTCCACATGCAGGAGGAAGCCCCCGGCCAGGTGTTCTGGCACCCGAACGGCTGGACGGTCTATACCACGCTGCAGGACTACATGCGCCGCAAGCAGCGCGCCGGCGGCTATCGCGAGATCAACACGCCGCAGGTGGTGGACCGCAAGCTGTGGGAAGCCTCGGGCCATTGGGAAAAATACCAGCACCACATGTTCCTGGTCGAGGTGGATGAAAGCCGCGATGGCGAAACCGACGATGCCAAGGCCCGGAACCGCGACCAGACCCGGATCAACGCGCTCAAGCCGATGAACTGCCCCTGCCATGTGCAGGTCTTCAACCAGGGGCTCAAGAGCTACCGCGATCTGCCGCTGCGGCTGGCCGAGTTCGGATCCTGCGCGCGGTTCGAACCCTCGGGCGCGCTGCACGGGATCATGCGCGTGCGCGGCTTTACCCAGGACGATGCGCATATCTTCTGCACCGAGGACCAGATCCAGGAGGAATGCGCCCGCTTCATCGACTTCCTCGCCGATGTCTATCGCGAACTGGGATTCGAGGATTTCGAGATCCGTTTTGCCACCCGCCCCGAGAAACGGGTGGGATCGGACGAAAGCTGGGACCATGTCGAGGGTGCGCTGGAAAAGGCGATCAAGGCGGTGGGCCGCGACTATGTGCTCGAGCCGGGCGACGGGGCATTCTATGGGCCCAAGCTCGATTTCTACCTGACCGACGCGATCGGACGGGTCTGGCAATGCGGCACCTTTCAGGTCGACCCCAACCTGCCCGAACGGCTGGGGGCCAGCTATGTCGGGGCCGATGGCGACCGGCACCGGCCCTACATGCTGCACCGGGCCTGTCTCGGGTCGTTCGAACGGTTCATCGGGATCCTGATCGAGAACTGGGAAGGCAAGCTGCCCTTCTGGCTGGCGCCGCGCCAGGTGGTGGTCGCGTCGATCACCTCGGAGGCCGACGATTATGTGGCCGAGGTCGTGGCCGAGCTGCAAAAGGCCGGGGTGCGTGCCGAGGCGGACACGCGGAACGAAAAGATCAATTTCAAGGTCCGCGAACATTCCGTCGGCAAGGTGCCGGTGATCCTGGCCGTCGGCGCCCGCGAGGTCGAGGAACGCACCGTGACGTTGCGCCGGCTGGGCGAGAAACGCACCCGCGTCGAGACGCTGGCCGATGTAACAAACGCGCTCAGCCGCGAGGCCACGGCGCCCGACCTGCTGTAA
- a CDS encoding alpha/beta hydrolase gives MTATTFLDTPQGRRIAYHRTEGQGPCIVFLGGLKSDMEGTKAVHLEAWARARGRAYLRFDYSGHGESSGSFEVGCIGDWHEDVLAAVDGLAGAPLVVVGSSMGGWQALLLARARPQRIAGMVTIAAAPDFTEDGYWARFTEDQKTALDRDGQVEMPSDYMEPYIITRRLIEDGRNRLVLRDPLRLPFPVRCLQGTADTAVSTATALRLLDHADCDDMRLLLVKDADHRFSDGPCLTLIEAAIDDILS, from the coding sequence ATGACCGCCACTACCTTTCTCGATACGCCGCAGGGCCGCCGCATCGCCTATCACCGGACCGAAGGGCAGGGGCCGTGCATCGTCTTTCTGGGCGGGCTGAAATCCGACATGGAAGGCACCAAGGCGGTGCATCTCGAGGCCTGGGCACGGGCGCGCGGGCGGGCCTATCTGCGGTTCGACTATTCCGGACATGGCGAAAGCTCAGGCTCTTTCGAGGTCGGCTGCATCGGCGACTGGCACGAGGATGTCCTGGCCGCTGTCGATGGCCTGGCCGGGGCGCCGCTGGTGGTGGTCGGGTCCTCGATGGGGGGGTGGCAGGCGCTGCTGCTGGCGCGGGCGCGACCCCAACGCATCGCGGGCATGGTCACCATCGCCGCGGCGCCGGATTTTACCGAGGACGGCTATTGGGCCCGGTTCACCGAGGATCAGAAAACGGCGCTGGACCGTGACGGCCAGGTCGAGATGCCGTCGGATTACATGGAGCCCTACATCATCACCCGCCGCCTGATCGAGGACGGGCGCAACCGGCTGGTGCTGCGCGATCCGCTGCGGCTGCCGTTTCCCGTCCGCTGCCTGCAGGGCACCGCCGATACGGCCGTTTCGACCGCAACCGCCCTGCGGTTGCTCGACCATGCCGATTGCGACGACATGCGGTTGCTGCTGGTCAAGGACGCCGATCATCGGTTCTCGGACGGGCCGTGCCTGACATTGATCGAGGCCGCGATCGACGACATCCTGTCCTGA
- a CDS encoding VOC family protein — translation MDQRVSLITLGVRDLARASTFYDALGWRRVDTPEGIITYDLLGQTLGLYPLENLARDMGLDMADLGHGAMTLACNCREKAEVAQVLARAEGAGAEILKPAHDVFWGGHIGYFRDPDGHVWEVAFNPFSPLGPDGAFRWDGY, via the coding sequence ATGGATCAACGGGTGAGCCTGATCACGCTGGGCGTGCGCGATCTGGCGCGGGCAAGCACGTTCTACGACGCGTTGGGGTGGCGGCGGGTGGACACGCCCGAGGGCATCATCACCTATGACCTGCTGGGGCAGACGCTCGGGCTCTACCCGCTGGAAAATCTCGCGCGCGACATGGGGCTCGACATGGCGGATCTTGGCCATGGGGCGATGACGCTGGCCTGCAACTGCCGCGAGAAAGCCGAGGTGGCGCAGGTGCTGGCGCGGGCAGAGGGCGCCGGCGCCGAAATCCTCAAACCGGCCCATGACGTGTTCTGGGGTGGCCATATCGGGTATTTCCGCGACCCGGACGGCCATGTCTGGGAGGTGGCGTTCAATCCTTTCTCGCCGCTGGGGCCGGACGGGGCGTTCCGCTGGGACGGCTATTGA
- a CDS encoding DUF6151 family protein — translation MARRRKGKGPLGLSCRCGGFHATLSADGLRAATHVTCQCADCRAAHLHFHQPDPAGEGVHVLQTTPDALTIISGADKLAVMRLSPKGLFRWYASCCNTPLFNTLASPKLPFAGIVADRFDDINALGPVVVRAHIPKQGGGYRHEHYARAGWGILSRMIAARLSGRWRHSPFFDIETGEPTGPVTVLTKEARAALSR, via the coding sequence GTGGCCCGCCGGCGCAAGGGCAAGGGGCCGCTGGGCCTGTCCTGCCGGTGCGGCGGCTTTCACGCCACGCTCTCGGCGGACGGGCTGCGCGCGGCAACCCATGTGACCTGTCAATGCGCCGACTGCCGCGCGGCGCATCTGCATTTCCACCAACCCGATCCCGCTGGCGAAGGCGTGCATGTGCTGCAGACCACACCCGATGCGCTGACCATCATTTCGGGCGCCGACAAACTGGCGGTCATGCGGCTTAGTCCAAAGGGGCTGTTCCGCTGGTATGCATCCTGCTGCAACACACCGCTGTTCAACACGCTCGCCAGCCCGAAACTGCCATTTGCGGGGATCGTGGCGGATCGGTTCGACGATATCAACGCCCTCGGACCGGTGGTGGTGCGGGCGCATATCCCGAAACAGGGCGGCGGCTATCGCCACGAACATTACGCGCGGGCCGGCTGGGGCATCCTTTCACGCATGATCGCCGCGCGCCTGTCCGGGCGCTGGCGTCATAGCCCGTTCTTCGACATCGAAACCGGAGAGCCAACCGGCCCGGTCACGGTGCTGACCAAAGAGGCCCGCGCGGCGCTCAGTCGCTGA
- the phaZ gene encoding polyhydroxyalkanoate depolymerase → MQYMMSYDLMETYRNTNQWLGASALAMASYPVFSMVPNPALNWMAAWGEVTERTFQRMVVKPDWGIRTFTCKDGKDHLVDIETVVERPFGDLVHFNVAGRETRPRKVLLVAPMSGHYATLLRSTVKSLLVDCEVYVTDWHNARDIPVSAGKFDIEDYTLYLVDFMREMGPDTHVIAVCQPAPLTLAATAYLAEQDPDAQPRTLTLIGGPVDPDAAATDVTDFGRRVTMGQLERFMIQRVGFKYPGVGRKVYPGLLQLSSFMSMNAERHANAFSDQISRVMRGLASDHDAHNRFYDEYLAVMDMTAEFYLSTVERVFKNREIARNVFVVDGHQVDIGKITNVAVITVEGAKDDISAPGQCIAALDLCTGLADDKKASHVEPGAGHYGIFAGRSWRDNIRPLVLDFIDANSGGPTRRPGKAANRNAAA, encoded by the coding sequence ATGCAGTACATGATGAGCTACGACCTGATGGAGACCTATCGCAACACCAACCAGTGGTTGGGTGCCTCGGCGCTGGCGATGGCCTCGTATCCGGTCTTTTCGATGGTGCCGAACCCGGCCCTGAACTGGATGGCGGCCTGGGGCGAAGTGACCGAGCGCACGTTTCAACGGATGGTGGTCAAACCCGACTGGGGCATCCGCACCTTCACCTGCAAGGATGGCAAGGACCATCTGGTCGACATAGAAACGGTCGTCGAACGCCCCTTTGGCGATCTGGTCCATTTCAACGTCGCGGGCCGCGAAACCCGCCCGCGCAAGGTGCTGCTGGTGGCACCGATGTCCGGCCATTACGCCACGCTGCTGCGGTCGACGGTGAAAAGCCTTCTGGTCGATTGCGAGGTTTATGTGACCGACTGGCACAACGCCCGCGACATCCCGGTCTCGGCGGGCAAGTTCGATATCGAGGACTACACGCTCTACCTGGTTGATTTCATGCGCGAGATGGGTCCCGACACCCATGTGATCGCGGTCTGCCAGCCGGCCCCCCTGACGCTGGCGGCCACCGCCTACCTGGCCGAGCAGGACCCCGATGCGCAGCCGCGCACCCTGACCCTGATCGGCGGGCCGGTCGACCCCGATGCCGCCGCGACCGACGTGACCGATTTCGGCCGCCGGGTGACGATGGGCCAGCTCGAACGGTTCATGATCCAGCGTGTCGGGTTCAAATATCCGGGCGTGGGGCGCAAGGTTTATCCGGGGCTGCTGCAGCTCTCGTCGTTCATGTCGATGAACGCGGAACGCCATGCCAATGCCTTTTCCGACCAGATTTCGCGTGTGATGCGCGGTTTGGCCTCGGATCACGATGCCCATAACCGGTTCTACGACGAATACCTGGCGGTGATGGACATGACCGCGGAATTCTATCTCTCGACGGTCGAGCGGGTGTTCAAGAACCGGGAAATCGCCCGCAACGTGTTCGTGGTCGATGGCCACCAGGTCGATATCGGCAAGATCACTAATGTCGCCGTGATCACCGTCGAAGGCGCCAAGGACGACATCTCGGCCCCCGGCCAGTGCATCGCGGCGCTGGATCTGTGCACCGGTCTGGCGGATGACAAGAAAGCCAGCCATGTCGAGCCCGGCGCCGGCCATTACGGCATTTTCGCCGGCCGGTCCTGGCGCGACAATATCCGCCCGCTGGTGCTGGATTTCATCGACGCCAACAGCGGCGGGCCGACCCGCAGGCCCGGCAAGGCCGCCAACCGCAACGCGGCCGCCTGA
- a CDS encoding PHA/PHB synthase family protein: MTTTQGGSGEMSKEHLDRLMENLGKVEVLSRRLVGVMSNKTGHNPALDGPNQELFARAALSYWNEALRNPARLLEQQVEFWSKSVLHFAEAQKTLIGCPTDEAGNEGPADRRFSNPLWDTHPFFSFVRQQYQTNAAALRDAVQSIEGMDEKEKRRLSYFADQIADLLAPTNFLATNPDALERALETDGQSLVDGLENLVKDLEANDGELVVRLADEKAFEIGGNIATTPGDVVYRNRMMELIQYRPATDQVREVPIVLFPPWINKFYILDLKAQNSLIKWVTEQGYTLFVVSWINPDTSYSDTGLEDYIEDGYLAAFREVKAITGSAQVNAVGYCIAGTTLSLVLSLLKQTGDNSIKSATFFTALTDFSDQGEFTPFLSNDFIDGIETEVKRKGVLQSYLMARTFSYLRSKDLVYTPAIRSYMMGETPPAFDLLYWNGDGANLPGRMAVQYLRGLCQSNDFAEGGFDLMGHRLKVSDVDVPLCAVTCETDHIAAWKDCYRGVQKMGSKNKTFIVSQSGHIAGIVNPPSKNKYGHYTNTDLSLPADAWFDGADFHEGSWWPRWEKWLSKRSGKKVPAPQMPGDSEHPVLEPAPGSYVKKKASL; this comes from the coding sequence ATGACAACTACCCAGGGCGGCTCCGGCGAGATGTCGAAGGAACATCTCGACCGGTTGATGGAAAACCTAGGAAAAGTCGAGGTCCTGTCGAGGCGATTGGTGGGGGTGATGTCCAACAAGACCGGCCACAACCCCGCGCTGGACGGTCCGAATCAGGAATTGTTTGCCAGGGCGGCCCTATCCTATTGGAATGAGGCGCTTCGCAACCCGGCCCGGCTGCTCGAACAGCAGGTCGAATTCTGGTCGAAATCGGTGCTGCATTTCGCCGAGGCGCAAAAGACGCTGATCGGCTGCCCGACGGACGAGGCCGGGAACGAGGGCCCCGCGGACAGGCGGTTCTCGAACCCGCTGTGGGATACGCATCCGTTTTTCAGTTTCGTCAGGCAGCAATACCAGACCAATGCGGCGGCGTTGCGCGACGCGGTGCAGTCCATCGAGGGTATGGACGAGAAGGAAAAACGCCGGCTGTCCTATTTCGCCGACCAGATCGCCGATCTTCTGGCGCCGACCAATTTCCTGGCCACCAACCCCGATGCGCTCGAACGCGCGCTGGAAACCGATGGCCAGTCGTTGGTGGACGGGCTGGAAAATCTGGTCAAGGATCTCGAAGCCAACGATGGCGAACTGGTCGTGCGCCTGGCCGACGAGAAGGCATTCGAGATCGGCGGCAACATCGCCACCACGCCGGGGGACGTGGTCTATCGCAACCGGATGATGGAACTGATCCAGTACAGGCCGGCCACGGACCAGGTGCGCGAGGTGCCCATCGTCCTCTTTCCGCCCTGGATCAACAAGTTCTACATCCTTGACCTGAAGGCGCAGAACAGCCTGATAAAATGGGTGACCGAACAGGGCTATACCCTGTTCGTGGTCAGCTGGATCAACCCCGACACGTCATACAGCGATACCGGGCTGGAGGATTACATCGAGGACGGCTACCTGGCCGCATTCCGCGAGGTGAAGGCCATCACCGGATCGGCCCAGGTCAACGCCGTGGGCTATTGCATCGCCGGCACCACGCTGTCGCTGGTGTTGTCGCTGCTCAAACAGACCGGCGACAATTCGATCAAGTCGGCCACCTTCTTTACCGCGCTGACCGATTTTTCCGATCAGGGCGAATTTACGCCGTTCCTGAGCAATGATTTCATCGACGGCATAGAAACCGAGGTCAAGCGCAAGGGGGTTCTGCAATCCTACCTGATGGCGCGGACCTTCTCGTATCTGCGGTCGAAGGACCTGGTCTATACGCCGGCGATCCGCAGCTACATGATGGGTGAAACGCCGCCCGCCTTCGATCTGCTCTACTGGAACGGGGACGGGGCGAACCTGCCGGGCCGGATGGCGGTGCAATATCTGCGCGGCCTGTGCCAGAGCAACGATTTCGCCGAAGGCGGGTTCGACCTGATGGGGCACAGGCTGAAGGTATCGGACGTGGATGTGCCGCTCTGCGCGGTGACCTGCGAAACCGACCACATCGCCGCCTGGAAGGACTGCTATCGCGGCGTGCAGAAGATGGGCTCGAAGAACAAGACCTTCATCGTGTCGCAATCGGGGCATATCGCGGGCATCGTCAACCCGCCCAGCAAGAACAAATATGGCCACTACACCAATACCGACCTGTCGCTGCCGGCGGATGCATGGTTCGACGGCGCCGATTTTCACGAAGGATCGTGGTGGCCGCGCTGGGAGAAATGGTTGTCGAAACGCTCGGGCAAGAAGGTTCCCGCGCCCCAAATGCCGGGTGATTCTGAGCATCCGGTGCTCGAACCGGCGCCGGGAAGCTATGTGAAGAAGAAAGCAAGCCTTTGA
- a CDS encoding phasin, PhaP: MAKTQDYTAALKDFMGAFPVDMTAFEDTFKTTATLNEKLAAVALTAAEKSAEISNKWTKDTIAKLGDVAKAKAEPADYAKAVTDFVSASAEVSAENLAAYAEVAKKAQTETVELLMAAGKDVAEDATAAVKKATEEVTNVAKKAAAK; encoded by the coding sequence ATGGCCAAGACCCAAGACTACACCGCCGCCCTCAAAGATTTCATGGGCGCGTTCCCGGTCGACATGACCGCCTTTGAAGACACGTTCAAGACCACCGCGACGCTGAACGAGAAGCTGGCAGCCGTTGCGCTGACCGCCGCCGAGAAGTCGGCCGAGATCTCGAACAAGTGGACCAAGGACACCATCGCCAAGCTGGGCGATGTTGCCAAGGCCAAGGCCGAGCCGGCCGATTATGCCAAGGCCGTGACCGATTTCGTGTCGGCATCGGCAGAAGTTTCGGCCGAGAACCTGGCCGCATACGCCGAAGTTGCCAAGAAGGCCCAGACCGAAACCGTCGAACTGCTGATGGCCGCAGGCAAGGACGTGGCGGAAGACGCCACCGCCGCCGTCAAGAAGGCCACCGAAGAGGTGACCAACGTGGCCAAGAAGGCCGCTGCCAAGTAA
- the phaR gene encoding polyhydroxyalkanoate synthesis repressor PhaR, whose product MGDEEKQLLIKRYASRRLYNTETSDYVTLDDIAGFIRDGREVKIVDLKTGDDLTRQYLLQIIADHESKGENVLPVTVLNDLVRSYMIPGGGMMPHFLQSSFDMLRESQSKMVESMSAMNPITKIPGFEALQAQQQAFLKAMTGGLAEGWSGPSRDIGEPTAEEASEDLDEIKKQLAELQDKLSKLK is encoded by the coding sequence TTGGGTGACGAGGAAAAACAGCTGCTTATCAAGCGATATGCAAGCCGCAGGCTCTACAATACCGAGACCAGCGACTATGTGACGCTCGACGATATCGCCGGCTTCATCCGTGACGGGCGCGAGGTGAAGATCGTCGACCTCAAGACCGGTGACGACCTGACGCGGCAATACCTGCTGCAGATCATTGCCGACCACGAAAGCAAGGGCGAAAACGTGCTGCCGGTGACGGTGCTCAACGATCTCGTGCGCAGCTACATGATACCCGGCGGCGGGATGATGCCGCATTTCCTGCAATCGAGTTTCGACATGCTGCGGGAAAGCCAGTCCAAGATGGTCGAAAGCATGAGCGCGATGAACCCGATCACCAAGATCCCCGGGTTCGAGGCGCTGCAGGCGCAGCAGCAGGCATTCCTCAAGGCCATGACGGGCGGACTGGCCGAAGGCTGGTCGGGGCCGTCCCGCGACATCGGCGAACCCACGGCCGAGGAAGCGTCGGAAGATCTCGATGAGATCAAGAAACAGCTGGCCGAATTGCAGGACAAGCTGTCCAAGCTGAAATAG